A genomic stretch from Fodinibius salinus includes:
- a CDS encoding peptide chain release factor 3 produces MSKTDTKTKQQQEIIEEAKRRRTFAIISHPDAGKTTLTEKLLLYGGAIHEAGSIRQRKANRYAASDWMAIEKDRGISVTSSVLRFEKDDIKFNLLDTPGHKDFSEDTLRTLVAADTALMVIDVAKGVEEQTEKLFEVCKMREIPIITFVNKCDRPGLEPLEVISNIENQLGIEAVPASWPLGYGRDFQGIYDLIGKELHLQKKEEHGAKKAETEVYDLEEGIEASHLSDYDKEKFREEVLLTEDMMDMMDEEAFLNGKATPVFFGSALNNFGLDVFLEYFSELANPPQPYADENQEDRDLDRGFSGFVFKMQANMNPDHRDCAAFIRITSGKFERNIEVTESNTGQKVKMSTPHTLMGDERNILEEAYPGDVVSLFNPGSFRIGTTIYSDDPVKFDVIPLFTPEHFMKCSTKDPFKRKQLREGLKQLAEEGVVHVFEVPNGVGNELLLGTVGALQFDVVEHRMKTEYNTELHMNSVSYHAARWLSDDPDVMDKLKSSYSTHVTKDMEGHPIVLFDSGYALNQAEDKVGAENLFKFKQS; encoded by the coding sequence ATGTCTAAGACCGATACCAAAACGAAACAGCAGCAAGAAATTATAGAAGAGGCTAAGCGTCGACGCACTTTTGCTATTATTTCTCATCCTGATGCCGGTAAGACGACCCTCACTGAAAAATTGCTGCTTTACGGTGGAGCTATCCACGAGGCAGGCTCCATTCGTCAGCGTAAGGCTAATCGCTATGCCGCTTCCGACTGGATGGCCATTGAAAAAGATCGCGGTATTTCGGTGACGTCGTCGGTACTTCGTTTTGAGAAAGATGACATCAAGTTTAACCTGTTGGATACGCCGGGGCACAAAGATTTTTCTGAAGATACCCTTCGTACACTGGTTGCTGCCGATACGGCACTTATGGTGATTGATGTTGCCAAAGGTGTTGAGGAGCAGACCGAAAAACTCTTTGAAGTGTGTAAGATGAGGGAGATTCCCATCATCACTTTTGTGAATAAGTGTGATCGACCGGGACTGGAACCGCTCGAGGTTATCAGTAATATCGAGAATCAGCTGGGTATTGAAGCAGTGCCGGCCTCATGGCCGTTGGGCTACGGCAGGGATTTCCAGGGCATTTACGATTTGATTGGTAAAGAATTGCATCTGCAGAAAAAAGAAGAGCACGGGGCCAAAAAAGCCGAAACAGAAGTCTATGATCTGGAAGAAGGTATTGAGGCATCGCACCTTTCTGATTATGACAAAGAGAAGTTCCGTGAGGAAGTGCTGCTAACTGAAGATATGATGGATATGATGGATGAAGAGGCCTTTTTGAACGGAAAGGCTACGCCTGTTTTCTTTGGTTCAGCGCTCAATAACTTTGGTTTGGATGTGTTTCTGGAGTACTTCTCAGAGTTGGCAAATCCGCCACAGCCCTATGCGGACGAAAACCAAGAAGACCGCGATCTTGATCGTGGATTTTCGGGCTTTGTTTTTAAGATGCAGGCCAATATGAATCCGGATCACCGTGATTGTGCAGCCTTTATCCGTATCACATCAGGTAAATTTGAGCGTAATATTGAAGTTACGGAAAGTAATACGGGGCAAAAGGTAAAAATGTCTACCCCACATACGTTAATGGGAGATGAGCGAAATATTCTCGAGGAAGCCTATCCCGGGGATGTAGTTTCTTTGTTTAACCCGGGATCGTTTCGTATTGGTACAACTATTTACAGTGATGATCCCGTAAAGTTTGATGTTATCCCGCTCTTTACGCCTGAGCACTTTATGAAGTGTTCTACTAAAGATCCCTTTAAGCGAAAGCAGTTGCGTGAGGGACTTAAGCAGCTGGCAGAAGAAGGAGTAGTTCATGTGTTTGAAGTCCCCAATGGCGTAGGAAACGAGTTGCTACTGGGAACGGTGGGTGCACTGCAGTTTGATGTGGTAGAGCATCGGATGAAAACCGAGTACAATACTGAGCTGCACATGAATTCGGTGTCGTACCATGCGGCGCGCTGGTTAAGTGATGATCCAGATGTAATGGACAAGCTAAAAAGTAGCTATTCTACACATGTTACTAAGGATATGGAAGGTCATCCTATTGTACTGTTCGACAGTGGCTATGCACTCAATCAGGCTGAAGACAAAGTAGGCGCCGAAAATCTATTTAAGTTCAAGCAAAGTTAG
- the plsY gene encoding glycerol-3-phosphate 1-O-acyltransferase PlsY: MLALAVVVVISYLVGSIPSSIWVGKIVKGVDIRNHGSGNAGATNTFRLLGWPSGVAVLAIDFFKGFASSLWISQLAYHIGSGPITFSFWDVDPFLMIVCGVFAIVGHMFPLYANFDGGKGMATAAGMLCGIEPVSVGIAAVVFAIIMFSTRYVSLASLVTAFVYPLLLVMLKHGFGWNLDGSVLLLGGIVGLGIIIKHRGNIKRLLNGTENRVSSFEPAVGWLNKEEKPQSGN, from the coding sequence ATGCTAGCACTTGCTGTTGTTGTAGTGATAAGTTATTTGGTTGGATCCATCCCTTCATCTATTTGGGTAGGTAAGATTGTGAAGGGGGTGGATATCCGCAATCATGGCAGTGGCAATGCCGGTGCTACTAACACCTTTCGCCTGTTAGGTTGGCCATCAGGCGTAGCAGTATTGGCGATAGACTTTTTTAAAGGTTTTGCCAGCTCGTTGTGGATTAGTCAGCTGGCCTATCATATTGGATCCGGCCCCATTACCTTTTCTTTTTGGGATGTTGATCCTTTTCTAATGATTGTTTGTGGGGTGTTTGCTATTGTCGGACACATGTTTCCGCTTTATGCCAACTTCGACGGCGGCAAAGGCATGGCCACAGCTGCTGGTATGCTGTGTGGAATTGAGCCCGTTTCCGTAGGCATTGCAGCGGTAGTATTTGCTATTATTATGTTTTCAACCCGATATGTTTCCCTTGCTTCTCTCGTTACAGCCTTTGTGTATCCATTACTGTTGGTGATGTTGAAGCATGGTTTCGGTTGGAATCTTGATGGAAGCGTCCTTTTGCTGGGTGGAATTGTAGGTCTTGGAATCATTATAAAGCACCGTGGCAATATTAAGCGATTACTGAATGGAACTGAGAACAGGGTAAGTTCATTTGAGCCGGCCGTAGGGTGGCTTAATAAAGAAGAAAAACCGCAATCCGGTAACTAA
- the lipB gene encoding lipoyl(octanoyl) transferase LipB yields MNKVELYDLGHAPYRPVWDLQTAIQQRLVDEKMARRKEQKLYKPGDESNDVLLFVEHPHVYTLGKSGDKANMLKGMAELADIDAEFIEIDRGGDITYHGPGQVVGYPIFDMDRHFTDIHKYLRYLEEVIIKTCAEYDIEAGRIDGLTGVWVGDKKICAMGIRCSRWVTMHGFAFNVNVDLSYFNHIVPCGISDKEVTSLQDLLGRKVDPTEVKAHLVTHFQEVFEISISEVDSLPELDNEFSYLVQSDIQAAPH; encoded by the coding sequence ATGAATAAGGTAGAACTTTATGACCTCGGCCACGCCCCTTACCGTCCTGTTTGGGATTTACAGACGGCTATTCAGCAGCGGCTGGTAGATGAAAAAATGGCTCGTCGTAAAGAGCAAAAGTTGTACAAGCCCGGCGATGAAAGCAACGATGTACTGCTTTTTGTAGAGCATCCCCACGTTTATACACTGGGTAAGAGCGGTGATAAAGCAAATATGCTAAAGGGGATGGCTGAACTGGCAGATATCGACGCTGAATTTATCGAAATTGACCGAGGCGGTGATATTACCTACCACGGACCCGGACAGGTTGTGGGATATCCTATCTTTGATATGGATCGCCATTTTACTGACATCCACAAATATCTGCGTTATCTCGAAGAAGTCATCATCAAAACATGTGCTGAGTACGATATTGAAGCAGGCCGTATTGACGGATTGACCGGGGTTTGGGTAGGCGACAAAAAGATTTGTGCTATGGGCATTCGGTGCTCTCGCTGGGTTACCATGCACGGTTTTGCTTTTAACGTTAATGTCGATTTAAGCTATTTCAATCATATTGTTCCCTGTGGTATCTCTGATAAAGAAGTAACCAGCCTGCAGGATTTGTTGGGTCGCAAAGTGGACCCGACCGAAGTGAAAGCACATTTGGTTACACACTTTCAGGAAGTGTTTGAAATATCCATATCAGAGGTTGATTCACTGCCTGAACTGGACAATGAATTTTCGTATCTTGTGCAATCTGATATCCAAGCAGCACCTCATTAA
- the lipA gene encoding lipoyl synthase — protein MIKELNVVDRNETTQRRPEWLRVKLPSGEKFKEVSETVQEKSLNTVCSEARCPNMGECWGRGTATFMILGDVCTRSCSFCAVKTGRPMQGLDWDEPRRVTEAAEEMDLKHVVLTSVNRDERDDGGAPIFAETHRQLREAIDGVTIESLIPDFRGEWDALQIVIDTPPDVLSHNLETVPDLYRTIRPQAKYERSLELLQRVKDQGIKSKTGIMVGFGEKREQVIELMQDCVDHDVDVLTIGQYMQPTKMHQPVEEWVHPDQFAEYKEIGEELGLKHVESGPLVRSSYHAEEHV, from the coding sequence ATGATTAAAGAACTGAATGTTGTTGATCGAAATGAAACCACCCAGCGCCGCCCCGAATGGCTGCGCGTAAAGTTACCATCCGGCGAAAAATTTAAGGAAGTGTCGGAGACCGTTCAGGAAAAGTCATTAAACACAGTGTGTTCCGAGGCGCGCTGCCCAAATATGGGAGAATGTTGGGGACGAGGTACTGCAACCTTCATGATTTTGGGTGATGTTTGTACGCGTTCCTGCTCATTTTGTGCCGTAAAAACCGGTCGGCCCATGCAGGGCCTGGATTGGGATGAGCCGCGCCGCGTGACAGAAGCAGCGGAGGAAATGGATCTTAAACATGTTGTATTGACTTCTGTAAATCGCGATGAACGTGATGACGGCGGAGCACCTATCTTTGCAGAAACACACCGCCAGCTGCGCGAAGCTATTGATGGTGTAACAATCGAATCCTTGATCCCCGACTTTCGCGGAGAGTGGGATGCCCTGCAGATTGTGATTGATACTCCGCCCGATGTATTGAGCCACAATTTGGAAACAGTGCCGGATCTTTATCGCACCATTCGTCCGCAAGCAAAATATGAGCGCTCGCTGGAATTGTTGCAGCGTGTAAAAGATCAGGGCATTAAATCCAAGACTGGTATTATGGTTGGGTTTGGCGAAAAACGCGAACAGGTCATCGAGCTGATGCAGGATTGTGTAGATCACGATGTAGATGTGTTGACCATCGGCCAGTATATGCAGCCTACAAAGATGCACCAGCCGGTTGAAGAGTGGGTGCATCCCGATCAATTTGCAGAATATAAAGAAATTGGAGAAGAGCTTGGGCTGAAACATGTTGAAAGTGGGCCGCTGGTTCGTTCATCTTACCACGCTGAAGAGCACGTGTAA
- a CDS encoding AlbA family DNA-binding domain-containing protein — MNPDNRSTASLSQMDYLDVKNLAQTGEGTYLEFKRTIPSAYKIAREIAAFANTNGGTLLIGVDDDQSLVGVLGYQEEEFLLKKAAQELCEPTVDIVIEIVHFGERDLLVIKVPEVSNKPVFVEGEDEDTVFMREEDRNKVASKELIKIIEKRNSDEGITFEYGPDEQKLFRYLNEYGEITVDKFAQLVDVPRAKASGTLVNLVSADILNLFRKDNVDYFTYS, encoded by the coding sequence ATGAATCCTGACAATCGAAGTACCGCTTCGCTTTCCCAAATGGACTATCTGGATGTTAAGAATCTGGCCCAGACAGGAGAAGGTACCTATCTCGAATTCAAGCGGACTATTCCATCCGCATATAAAATAGCGCGCGAAATTGCCGCTTTTGCGAATACCAATGGAGGTACACTGCTTATTGGAGTGGATGATGACCAGTCGCTGGTAGGAGTGCTGGGCTATCAGGAAGAAGAATTTTTGCTGAAAAAGGCTGCCCAGGAGCTTTGTGAACCTACCGTTGACATTGTGATTGAAATCGTTCACTTTGGCGAACGGGATTTGCTGGTAATTAAAGTACCCGAAGTTTCGAATAAGCCGGTGTTTGTGGAAGGCGAAGATGAAGATACCGTATTTATGCGCGAGGAGGATCGGAATAAAGTAGCCAGTAAAGAACTTATTAAAATTATTGAGAAGCGAAATTCTGATGAAGGGATAACTTTTGAGTACGGTCCCGACGAACAGAAACTGTTTCGTTATCTGAATGAGTACGGCGAAATTACTGTTGATAAATTTGCGCAACTGGTGGATGTGCCCAGAGCCAAAGCTTCAGGTACACTCGTGAATCTCGTTAGTGCTGACATCCTAAACCTGTTTCGCAAAGACAATGTTGATTACTTTACGTACTCATAA
- a CDS encoding HesB/IscA family protein has protein sequence MPSEQGEQLDDVIADLVDEDDDSTDQNGQSPLEEMQAPDDVEFSGPPVSLTERAAEQVRSIREDENLEDDLKLRVAVEGGGCSGLSYKLGFDHKSDDDEVLVSKGIEIIVDPKHMMYLKGISINYPDGLDARGFTFDNPNASETCGCGSSFAT, from the coding sequence ATGCCTTCTGAACAGGGAGAACAATTAGATGATGTAATAGCGGATCTCGTTGATGAAGATGATGATTCTACAGATCAAAACGGACAGTCTCCATTAGAAGAGATGCAGGCCCCTGATGATGTGGAATTTTCTGGCCCTCCGGTATCATTGACCGAGCGTGCAGCAGAACAGGTGCGTAGTATCCGTGAGGATGAGAACTTGGAAGATGATCTTAAGCTGCGTGTTGCCGTAGAAGGCGGCGGCTGTTCGGGATTAAGTTATAAGTTAGGTTTTGACCACAAATCGGATGATGATGAGGTGCTTGTGAGCAAAGGTATTGAAATTATCGTTGATCCGAAGCATATGATGTATCTGAAAGGCATTTCGATTAATTACCCCGATGGACTTGATGCCCGTGGCTTTACTTTTGACAACCCTAATGCTTCCGAAACCTGTGGTTGTGGAAGCTCCTTTGCTACTTAG
- a CDS encoding DUF72 domain-containing protein, which produces MPIRKYHIGCTGWSLKEWVGNFFTDDAKQREFLKQYASVFNSVEGNTTFYNIPAQRTVQKWGKATPDEFKFCFKFHRSITHEKQLKNVESDILEFLEVFDPIADRLGPFMIQLPPQFSPESFSRLETMVGVLPSSYSYAVEVRHPDFYNQGREEHRLNRLLRSYNIDRVVFDTRKLHAMKPTDPSVQKAQKKKPNSPVRFNNTGSRPMVRFVGGNDPVANESYLKEWAIVVADWIKEGLHPYFFPHSPDRVSQPKIARTFHRMLTELVDLEPMPAWPIDRQDKQIDLF; this is translated from the coding sequence ATGCCTATTCGAAAATATCATATTGGCTGTACCGGGTGGAGTCTTAAAGAGTGGGTTGGTAATTTTTTTACTGATGATGCGAAGCAGAGGGAATTTCTAAAACAGTATGCTTCGGTCTTTAATTCTGTGGAAGGTAATACTACGTTCTATAACATTCCTGCACAAAGGACAGTGCAAAAATGGGGCAAAGCAACGCCGGATGAGTTTAAGTTTTGTTTCAAATTTCACCGTTCTATTACCCACGAAAAGCAGCTGAAAAATGTAGAAAGTGACATTTTGGAATTTTTGGAGGTCTTTGATCCTATTGCTGACCGCCTCGGGCCTTTTATGATTCAGCTGCCGCCGCAATTTTCTCCCGAATCTTTTTCACGATTAGAGACGATGGTGGGGGTGCTGCCCAGCTCGTACAGCTATGCGGTAGAGGTTCGCCATCCCGATTTCTATAACCAGGGGCGAGAAGAGCATCGCCTTAACCGCCTGTTGCGTAGTTATAACATTGATCGCGTGGTTTTTGATACGCGCAAACTACATGCTATGAAGCCCACCGATCCTTCGGTGCAGAAAGCCCAAAAGAAAAAGCCCAATTCGCCGGTACGATTTAATAATACGGGTTCGCGTCCTATGGTTCGTTTTGTGGGGGGCAACGACCCGGTAGCGAATGAGTCGTATTTAAAAGAATGGGCTATTGTCGTGGCCGACTGGATTAAAGAGGGACTGCATCCGTATTTTTTTCCGCATTCACCGGATAGGGTCAGTCAGCCTAAAATAGCCCGCACCTTTCATCGAATGCTGACTGAACTTGTTGATTTGGAGCCGATGCCGGCATGGCCTATTGACCGGCAGGATAAGCAAATAGATTTGTTTTGA
- a CDS encoding NAD(P)H-dependent glycerol-3-phosphate dehydrogenase: MKQITIVGAGSFGTALSVVLARAGNKVQLWARESEVAYGINKRHRNPSYISDVTLPDSVASSTDPEECFDDPEMVVFATPSHTMRDVATNIKPYLNGDEIVVSVAKGIEKDTFMTMSQVLSEVLEDKIIDDHIGVISGPSHAEEVSKFKPTTVVASSYSKRTAENIQETFLTPMFRVYLNYDIIGVEIGASVKNIMAIAAGIVDGANLGDNATAALITRGLHEMKRLGMKLGASQDTFSGLSGMGDLVVTCTSEHSRNRFVGYNIGQGKSLDEVISTMNMVAEGVKTTKSVLEWSRKLDVEMPITAAVHRVLFEQEDPKDMLYDLMTRNPKEEIVI, from the coding sequence GTGAAACAGATAACCATTGTTGGAGCAGGTAGTTTTGGAACCGCATTATCGGTAGTGCTGGCACGTGCGGGTAACAAGGTGCAATTATGGGCACGCGAGTCTGAAGTGGCCTACGGTATTAACAAACGCCATCGCAATCCATCCTATATTTCGGATGTAACCCTGCCGGATTCGGTGGCGAGTTCTACAGATCCCGAAGAATGTTTTGATGATCCCGAGATGGTCGTATTTGCTACGCCTTCGCACACCATGCGTGATGTGGCTACCAACATTAAACCATATCTTAATGGTGATGAAATTGTGGTAAGCGTAGCAAAGGGCATCGAAAAGGATACGTTTATGACGATGTCACAAGTGCTGAGTGAAGTGCTTGAAGACAAAATTATTGATGATCACATCGGAGTTATATCGGGCCCAAGCCATGCTGAAGAGGTCAGTAAGTTTAAGCCCACCACAGTTGTAGCCAGCTCCTATTCAAAACGTACCGCCGAGAATATTCAGGAGACATTTTTGACGCCTATGTTCCGTGTCTATCTGAATTATGATATTATTGGTGTAGAGATAGGAGCATCGGTAAAAAATATCATGGCTATTGCCGCTGGTATTGTGGATGGTGCTAATCTTGGTGACAATGCGACCGCAGCACTTATTACACGCGGATTACATGAGATGAAGCGGCTGGGAATGAAGCTGGGTGCTTCGCAGGATACCTTTTCAGGCTTGTCCGGTATGGGCGATTTGGTAGTAACCTGTACCAGTGAACACAGCCGAAACCGATTTGTAGGTTACAATATTGGTCAGGGCAAGAGTTTAGATGAAGTCATCTCGACCATGAATATGGTAGCCGAGGGCGTAAAAACAACAAAGTCAGTTTTGGAATGGAGCCGCAAACTAGATGTGGAAATGCCTATTACGGCGGCGGTACATCGGGTGTTATTTGAACAGGAAGATCCCAAAGATATGCTGTATGATCTGATGACTCGGAACCCTAAAGAAGAGATTGTGATATAG
- the lpdA gene encoding dihydrolipoyl dehydrogenase, whose amino-acid sequence MAKEFDVCVIGSGPGGYVAAIRASQLGFDTAIIEKRHLGGVCLNIGCIPTKALLRSAEVFESIDHADDYGVNVEDYSADFGGMIDRSRNVANKMSKGVQFLMKANKIDVFEGKGVFESKDQVNVLNDDDEVEEDITADNFIIATGAHPRELPNIPIDGEMVIDSERAMQLEEKPDKMVVMGAGAIGVEFAYFYNTIGTDVTIVELKDSLVPVEDKEIGKELGKIYKKKGMDIRTGSTVDNIEEDGDGVKVTIKTGDDEEVVEADVLLSAVGVAGNVEGIGLDKIGVEYENGAIQVDKETYQTNVEGIYAIGDVAGGPWLAHKASHEGTVCVENLAGEDPMPINYNNIPGCTYCEPQIASVGYTEEQAKEEGYDVKVGKFPFSASGKATGLGHEEGFVKVVFDEKYGEWLGCHMIGSHVTELIAEAVVARDLETTGHEIISAVHPHPTMSEAVMEAVAEAYGEGVHLGS is encoded by the coding sequence ATGGCTAAAGAATTTGATGTCTGCGTAATAGGATCCGGCCCCGGTGGATATGTGGCTGCGATTCGTGCATCACAACTCGGTTTTGACACAGCAATTATTGAAAAACGTCACCTCGGCGGGGTATGCCTGAATATTGGTTGTATTCCTACAAAAGCACTGCTCCGATCAGCAGAAGTTTTTGAAAGCATTGACCATGCCGATGATTATGGAGTAAACGTGGAAGATTATTCCGCTGATTTTGGCGGTATGATAGATCGCAGTCGTAACGTGGCTAATAAAATGAGCAAGGGCGTTCAGTTTCTCATGAAGGCCAATAAGATTGATGTCTTTGAAGGTAAAGGGGTCTTTGAATCCAAAGATCAAGTCAATGTTTTGAACGATGATGACGAAGTTGAGGAAGATATTACCGCTGACAACTTTATCATTGCTACCGGCGCGCATCCGCGTGAACTGCCCAATATTCCCATCGACGGTGAAATGGTTATTGATTCAGAACGTGCTATGCAGCTCGAAGAGAAGCCTGACAAAATGGTGGTTATGGGAGCCGGTGCTATTGGCGTCGAATTTGCGTATTTCTATAATACCATCGGCACTGATGTGACTATTGTTGAGCTTAAAGATTCGCTGGTGCCCGTTGAAGATAAAGAAATCGGGAAAGAGCTTGGCAAGATTTATAAGAAAAAAGGCATGGATATCCGCACGGGCAGCACTGTTGACAATATCGAAGAAGACGGTGATGGCGTGAAGGTTACCATCAAGACTGGCGACGATGAAGAAGTTGTAGAAGCTGATGTATTGCTTTCTGCCGTTGGTGTAGCGGGTAATGTAGAAGGTATCGGGCTGGATAAGATTGGTGTTGAATATGAAAATGGTGCCATCCAGGTTGACAAAGAAACGTATCAAACGAATGTAGAAGGTATATATGCTATCGGTGATGTAGCCGGTGGTCCTTGGCTGGCACACAAAGCATCGCATGAAGGTACGGTATGCGTAGAGAACTTAGCCGGTGAAGATCCTATGCCTATTAATTATAATAATATTCCTGGTTGTACCTACTGCGAACCACAAATTGCTTCGGTGGGCTATACCGAAGAGCAGGCTAAAGAGGAAGGGTACGATGTGAAAGTAGGCAAGTTCCCATTCTCTGCCAGTGGTAAAGCTACGGGACTCGGTCACGAAGAAGGATTTGTGAAGGTCGTCTTTGATGAAAAATATGGCGAATGGTTGGGATGCCACATGATTGGTTCTCACGTTACCGAATTGATTGCTGAAGCAGTAGTAGCTCGTGATCTTGAAACTACAGGACATGAAATTATCAGTGCCGTGCATCCGCACCCAACGATGTCAGAAGCCGTAATGGAAGCTGTTGCAGAAGCCTACGGCGAAGGTGTCCACTTGGGAAGCTAA